In Streptomyces liangshanensis, the DNA window CAACCCGGGGCGTTCGACCGGCCCGCGGCGGGTGGCGTGGTGTGCCGAGCGGTGTGCGGGTGGTGTGCGGGTGGTGTGCGCCCGCCCTCCCCGCGGGGGAACGAGAAGGAGGGCGGGCGCAGTTCCGGGGAGGGCGGGTGCCTCAGGCGCCGTGCGCGGCGCCCCGGCCGTGCAGGACCAGCGCGCGCCCGAGAGCGCCCAGGGCCGCCGTACAGGCCAGGGTGCGCGCGACGTTGGCGGACCGCCACGGCCGGTCGAAGGCCTTCCGTACGGCCGCGAGGTCGGCGCCGGTGGGTGAACCGGCCCGCGCCAGCCGCCTGTTGAGCGGGAGGTTGACGCAGACCGTGACGGCGACCGAGAACGCGTAGAGGGCGGTGGCCGCTCCGGTCCAGCGCGCCGCCTCCGGCCGTTCGCGGCGCCGCTGGAGGACGGCGGCGAGCCCGGTCGCCAGGAACACCCCGAGGAAGAGGAGGCCGAACAGCCCGCTGTTGTCGAGGACCCCGTTGACGCGGCGCATCGCGGTCACGTACGCCTCGTCGTCCCGCCGGGCGAGGCGCGGCATGACCGACACGTCGAAGGCGAGGTAGAGACCGGCCATCAGTCCGGTGCCGATGGTGGCGGCGACGAGCACGGGGCGGGTCGCCAGGTCGCGGGGGGCGACGGCCGCCAGCGCGCCGGCGGCCTCGGGGCGAAGGGAGTGCATCGGGCTTCCTCTCAGGACGGGCGGGTGACCCCGGTGAGGGTCCGTTCGTAGCGCCGGCGCAGCACGGTGTTGCCGATGACCCGGACGGGCGGTGGGATGGTCGCGGCGACCTGGGCCACCGACCGCTTGTCCGCCCCGTCGAACATCCAGGGCTGGAGCGCCGTCATGACCTTGAGGGGGGCGCTGGCGATCACCTTCCGCTCGACCGCGAGGTACTCCTCGGGCGAGAGCCGCGCGAAGACGGGGAAGGAGACCGCCTCCTCGTCCTTGAGGTGGTCCCTCAGCACGGAGTCGAAGCGGGTGGCGGCCTGTTCCACGGCGGCGGGGTCGCCGCCGGTCCGCAGTACGGCCGAGACCGCCGCCATGGCCCGGTCGAGCACCGCGTGGTCCTCGCCGAGCAGCCGTGCCTCGGCGGCGAACTGCGGCGCCCTGCTGAGCAGTCCGGGCCACAGGACGTCGTCCTCGCTGCGGTGGTGCCAGTCGATGATGTCGCGCAGCTGCTGCCACCAGGCGCCGGCCGGGCCGAGTCCGGCGCGGGTCAGCAGGGGCGCGGCGGCCAGCAGCCGCCGGGCGTCGCGGCGCATCGCGATGTGCATCAGCGCGAAGCCGTGGAAGTGACCGGGCAGGGAACCGAGCCCGTGCTCGCTCGACATGGGGGTACTCATGGCCGCCTCCTCGTGGCTGACACGACTCGTCAGGCGCGTCTCGTCAGGTACGTCTCGTCGTGGGGGTCGTCACGGGCCGGTGCGCGGGGTCCACGGACGCGGCCCGCCCGTGGCGGGGCCGCGTCCGTGGCGCGGGGTCCGTGACGTGGTGTCGGACGTTCTGACGTGGTGTCAGACGTTCCAGACGCCGGTGGCGGCGGCGTCCCGCGCGTAGTCGGAGAAGTCGCGCGCCTTGCGGCCGAGCGCCTCCTCCACACCGTTCACCACGTGCGCGTTGCGGCCATCGAGGATGAGGCCGAAGAGGTCGGCGAACTCGACCGGCAGCCCGTTCTCGGCCAGCACGGCGCGGTAGTCGTCGAGGGCGACGGGGATGTACGTGATCTGCCGCCCGGTGGCCTTGGACAGCTCCTCGGCGACGTCCTGGAAGCTCAGCAGCCGGGGGCCGGAGAGTTCGTAGGTCTTGCCGATGTGCTTGGGGTCGGTCAGGGCGGCGGTGACCACGTCCGCGATGTCGTCGGCGTCCGTGAACGGCTCGACGGCGTCACCGGTCGGAAGGGCCAGTTCACCGGAGAGGACGGGGTCCAGGAAGAAGCTCTCGCTGAAGTTCTGGTTGAACCAGCTCGACCGGACGATCGTCCAGTCCGCGCCGGATTCCTTCAGCTTGTCCTCGCTGACCTGCGCGCCCTCCTCGCCGCGCCCGGAGAGCAGCACCAGCCGGCGCGCGCCGCGCGAGACGGCGAACCGGGAGAAGGCCTCGACGGCCTCGGCCGCGCCGGGGAACGCGAGGTCCGGGTAGTACGTGACGTAGACGGCTCCCACGCCCTCCAGCGCGCCCTCCCAGGTGGCCGGGTCCTCCCACACGAAGGGGCGGTCCGCGTTGCGCGAGCCGACGCGTACGGGAAGATCCAGCGCGGCGAGCCGCTCGGCGACCCTGCGGCCGGTCTTGCCGGTACCGCCGATGACGAGTGTCGTCTTCTTGTCTGCCTGGGTGTCCTGCGGGGTCTGTGTCATGACTCCAGTCAAGTCCACCCGGCTGAGACGGTACATAGCCGCGAAGCTCAGTTCCATACGCGTGCGTCCAAGGATCCGCGGTCAGGAGCTGCCCAGGCCCCCGCAGACGTTGATCGCCTGGCCGGTGACGGACGCGGCTCCGACGCTCGCGAGATACCCGACGAGGCTCGCCACCTCCTCCGCCGTGGTGTAGCGGCCGAGCGGGATCTTCGCCTCGAACTGCTCCTGGACGAACTCCTCGGTGGTGTCCCAGGCGGCCGCGTACCCCTGTCTGACCTGCTCGGCCATCGGGGTCTCGACATAGCCGGGACAGACCGCGTTCACGGTCACCCCGGCCGGCGCCAGTTCCTTGCCGAGCGACCTGGTGAAGCCGATCACACCGTGCTTGGACGCGGAGTACGGGGAGCCCAGTAAGACGCCCTGTTTCCCCGCGACCGAGGCGATGTTGATGACGCGGCCGTGACCGGCCTCCAACAGGCCGCCGCTGCGCAGGACTTCACGGGTGAGCAGGAAGACCCCGTTGAGATTGGTGTCGATCACGTCGTACCAGAGGTCGTCGGTCATCTCGGCGAGCGGTCCCCCGCCGCCGCGGCCCGCGTTGTTCACCAGGACGTTGACCGGGCCGAACTCCCGTACCACCGCGGCCACCAGAGCCGCCACCGACCTCGGGTCCCGTACGTCGGCCGCCGCGCCCTCGGCCCGCAGCCCGCCCGCGCGCAGGTCCTCGACCGTCTGCTTGACGTGCTGCGCGGTGCGGGCGCAGACGAAGACACGATGTCCGCGCCGGCCCAGTTCCCGCGCTATGGCCAGACCTATCCCCCGGGTCGCGCCGGTGATCAGAGCGACCGGACGATCCGACTCCGCCATCGGCCCCGTCCGGTGCTCGACGGCCCCCCGTACCTGACTTTCCACGGTTTCCCTCCGTGTCGTCGCATCCCCGTCGGACAACCGCTCGTCGACTCGGAGACGTTATCCGCGCACGGAACGCTTTCCTTGAATTCTTGAGTACCTGTCGAGCACACCTCCACGCCCGCGGCCCGTGTCCGGGCCGGGTACGAAGGCGGTGTTCACCACCGGGGCGAGCGGGCCGGAGCGCGGTCAGCTCACCCGGACGAGCGGTTCGCGGGAGATCTCCGCGGCGGCGGACTCGGGGCCCGCCATCAGGATCGAACGCTGGAGCCGGCGCACCGCGGCGGACGGTTCCAGACCGAGCTCCTTCACCAGCGTGGAGCGCAGCCGCTGGTAGACGCTGAGCGCCTCGCCGCGCCGGCCCGAGCGGTGGAGGGCGAGCATGAACTGGCCGTGCAGGTTCTCGTGGGTGCGGTAGCGGCTGACGAGCACGGTCAGTTCGGCGAGCAGTTCGCGGTGCCGGCCCAGCCGCAGATCCGCCTCGATGCGCTGGTCGAGCGCGCACAGGCGCGACTCCTCCAGGCGCCTGATCTCCATGTCGAGCTGCGCCCCGCCCTGGACGTCGGCGAAGGCCGGCCCCGTCCACAGGGCGAGCGCCTCCCTCAACTGCCGTGCCGCGCGCGGGTAGTCACCGGCGTCCGCGGCCCGGTAGCCGAGCCCGGCGAGCCGGTCGAACTCCTTGACGTCGCTGGTGCCGCCGCCGGTGTCGAGCCGGTAGCCGCCGGGGAGGGTGATCAAGATGTCCTTCGCGGTACGCTGCTCCGCGCTCCCGGGCTCGCTCCCGAGCGCGGCCGCGATCAGGGAGCGCAGCTGGAGGACGTACGTCTGGAGGGTCGTCCGGGCGCTGCGCGGGGGCTCGCCCGCCCACAGTTCCTCGATCAGCGCGGCCACCGGCACGACCTGGTCCGCGTGGAGGGCCAGGACGGCGAGCACCTGGCGGGGCTTGGGCGCCGTCGGAGTGATCGACTTCCCGTTGTGTCTCACAGCCAATGCGCCCAGTACGTCGATGTCCACGCGTCTCCCCTATCCCTGCAAGGTGAAGTCAGTGCCGTTCGAGGCCGCTCACGGGGTGCGATTGCTGCGCATGGATTCAAAAACAGGACAGACGGTTTGTCAATATCAAACCGTCCAGACTGTTTTTTGTTAACACCGTGTACACCAATCCCACCCCTTCGTCACCGTACGGGCGCGAATCGGTCAGCGGGGACCCGTCAGACGGGCTCTTCGACCGGCACCTCGGGCACACCGACGACACAGCGGGAGCCGCAGGTCACCACGGTGTCCAGCGCGTCCCGCGCCGCCAGTCTCGGCAGCATCAGTTCCCAGAACCCGGTCAGCGTACGCCGAGAGATCCAGTCCTTGTCGCCCCTTGCGCCAAGTACCTGGAAACCGACCGTGGCGGCCAGGATCGCGCTCGCCGCATCGGCATATGACACTCCGTCGGCCAGTGCTCCCTGAGCCGCCGCCCGCTGTAGTACGGTCTCGATCCAGCACCGCCATTCACCCCGCAGGTCGACGCCGGTGACGCGGGAGAGGTCGCCGCTCAGCTCGAATCCGGCGCGTACGACCACGTCGTCGGCGAGTCCGCGCATCAGCGCGTGTGTGCTGTCCACGAGGAGCTGGAGCGCCGGGGGGCCGTCGGCGCCGGCCAGGACGGTGAGCCGCCGCACCCGCCGCGCGGCCTCCTCCTCCACTCCGCACGCCAGGCCGTTCTTGCTGTCGAAGTGGAAGTGCAGCGCCCCGTTGCTGACCCCGGCCCGGCGGCTGATCGCGGTGAGCGAGGCGGACACGAACCCCTCCTCCGCGAAGACCTCCGCGGCGGCGAGGATCAACGAACGCCGGGTACGGGCGGCGCGCTCCTGCTTGACCATCAACATCTCCAAGGTGTCGGGAGGACCGGCAGCGACGCGCAGGTTGCCGCACGAGATTAACAAACCGCCGAGGCGGTTTGTATATGGAATACACGACTCCACCGGTCGGGGGCATCCTCGGCCAACCAGCCGCTCAAGACCCGCTCGAGATTGGCCGGAGAACGTCTGGAGATTCGCTCGACCGGATGAACCACATCCGGACACCTGCACCGCAGTGACACGTGTGTTCACGTGCTCACTCGGCGTGGTGACCCAGTATTTACGCGGAAGCCGCCCAGAAGCCTGTCGACTATACCGGTCGGTATGTATATTTTCCGCTCCGAGGGAGATGCACCGCTCTCGTCCGTCACCCGTGATCCGTGCTCCTTGGGGAGGCCCCATGTCCGAAACGACCTTCCGGATGAACGACACGCCCGGCTCCGCCGGTCTCCACGGCCCGTCCTGCCCGTCCTTCCCGGCGGCGACGCCGCTGACCTGCACGGTCCCGAAGGAGTTCGTGCACCGCGCGGCGGTGGCGGAGGTCCTGCTCACCGGCTGGCGCCGCGTCGACGCCACCCACTTCACCGTGACGGCCCAGTGGCCCCGGCTGCACGGCTTCTACAGCGCCGTCCAGGGCCGGCACGACCCCCTGCTCACGGCCGAAACCATTCGCCAGGCGGGCGCCCTGCTGTCGCACGCCGAGTTCGGTGTGCCTCTCGGGCATCAGTTCCTCATGCGGGACCTGTCGTTCACCGTGGACCCGCGGCACCTCGCGGTGACGGGCGTCCCCGCGGACCTCGAACTCGACATCCGCTGCTCCGACATACGCAGACGCGGCTCCGAACTGGCCTCGATGCGCTACGAGGCCGTCCTCCACCGGGACGGCCAGATCGTCGCCACCGGAGGCGCCTCCTTCGCGTGCGCCTCCCCCGCCGTGTACCGGCGGGTGCGCGGGGAGCGCGCCGGTGTCAAATCGTCCGCGCACCGGCCCCCCATGGGGCCGCCCGTACCACCGCCGGACGTCGGCCGCGCCGCCGCGTCCGACGTGGTGCTCTCCCCCACCGACGACGCCCACGCCTGGCGGCTGCGCACCGACACCACCCACCCGGTGCTCTTCGACCACCCGGTCGACCACATACCGGGCATGCTGCTGATCGAGGCGGCCCGCCAGGCCGCCCTGGTGACCCTCGGCTCGGGGGACCACGTCCTGACGAGCTTCACCAGTTCGTTCGACCTCTTCGCCGAGCTGGACCTCCCGTGCCGCGTCGAGGCCGGGATCCTGCCCGAGGACTTCGCGGGCCTCTCCTCGGTCCTGGTGACCGGCCGTCAGGGCGACGCGCAGGTCTTCAGCTGCGTCGTGAACGCGCCCCGGGACCAGGGCCTGCCCGGGTAGCGGCGTTCGGCCGCCGGACCGTCACGGGACCCGGTCCGGCACGGGGCGCACCGCCGCGTGCTCCTCCACCTCGTCCAGGTACAGGACGGCCCGGGCCGCCGCGTCCTCGCGCTGCGCGGGAGGCACACCGCGCAGCGCGCGCCGGCGCGAGCCCCGGGTGAGCAGGGCCGGGGACAGGTCCGTCCCCGGCGACAGCAGGAAGGCGCGGGCCCGGGCCCGTACCCCGCGCCGCAGGGTGAGGTAGAAGCCCAGCGCGACCAGGAAGTTCAGCACCGCCTTGCCCGCGATGCCCGCGACGGACTCCAGGAAGGGCGAGTCGAAGAACCAGTGCATGGCCATCGCCGTCAGCAGGCAGAGCAGGGCCGCGAGATGGCGGCGCGGGGCCGGCGGGGAGCGGTGGGCGAGCAGGATCCCCACGCCGGTGCCCGCCACGGCGGTCATGGCCCAGTGCGAGCCCACCCCGGTGAGCACCACCCGCGTGGTGAAGGACTGGCCGACGGCCGCGCCCCCGTCGATCCCTCCGGCGACCACCAGCCCGTTCATCGCGAAGGTCCAGTTCTCCACGACCTGGAAGCCCAGGCCGGTGAAGGCGCCGAGGAAGAAGCCGTCCAGCGGACCGCGGACCAGCCGCCGCGAGCCGAGCGCGATGAGCAGCACCCCGGACACCTTGAGGAGTTCCTCGTTCAGCGGGGCGGTGAGGGCCGCGCCCCACCGGGTGCCGAAGTCGATCCCGGCGGTCTTGAACCAGACCCCCTGGAGCCCGGTGTTGGCGACGATCGCGCTGCCCGTCGCCGCGGTGCCGCCCCAGAGGACGGCGCTCCAGGCCCAGGGGCGGGGCGGCGGCCGCAGGGGACGTACCTGTTCCAGGATCCCCACCCCCACGAGGACGGTGAGCAGGAGCAGCACCGCGGCCAGCAGGGCGGACCCGGGGAAGACCCGGATCAGGCCCGAGAACTCGTAGACGATCAGCGCCGCGCCGGCCAGGCAGAGGAACGCCCACGTCAGGCCCACGACCCGGCGCCCGGCGGACGCGCGGAGGGTGGCCACCGGGGCCGGGGTCACAGGACGGCTCCGGGGAAGGCGACCTCGCGGGACTGCGCGAGCCCGTCGGAGAGGGCGCCGGGGTCGGCGTCCGGCTCGGCCAGTACGGTGATCTCCACGGCGTAGTCCTGCCCGGGCGACACCCACACGGCGGCCCGGCCCGCGCGCCCGTCCCTGCGCAGTGTGCCGGTCGCGCCGGGCGCTCCCCCGGCGCTGGTGGCCGTGGTCGGCGGGCCCAGCACACTGTCGCTGTCCACCGCCGACTGGATCCGGCGCAGCCCCGGCCACAGCTCTCCGGCGTCGGCGGTGGTGGTGAGCGGGACGGCGACGTAACTGGCGGTGAAGTCGACGCCGTCGCGGGAGAGGGACAGGCCGCTGCCGGTGTCGCTCCCGGCCTTGCTCAGCTGCCAGCCCTCGCCCACCACCCGCAGGACGAGGGTGTCGTCGCCGGGACCCAGGACCAGTTCGGTGTTGTCGCGGACGGGTTCGTCGTCGTCCAGGGCGCCGTCGGCCAGCGACCAGCCGACGGTCAGCGCCAGCACGACGAGGAGGATGCCCGCGACGGCCCACCGCGTCGACCGGGACGGCGGCGCCGGCGGGCGTCGTGTGACGGGTGCGTCGACCATGACCCTGTGCCCGTGCCCGTCCCCTTACTTCCCCGCTTCCTCCCGGGCGTCGTGCCGCAGGGGGGTGAGCTGCTGGATGTCGTAGCGCACGCGCAGCTCGGCGATGGCGCCCGGGTCGGGCGCGCCGTCCTCCTTGAGGATGTCGAGCAGTTCCTCGAAGTACCGCTCGTGGTCGGTGGGCGGGGACGACTGGAAGAACATGCGCGCGGGGTCCTCGCCCCGGTTGGCGAAGGCATGCGGGCATCCGGGCGGGACGACGATGACGGTGCCCGCCGTCGCCCGTACGACCTTGAGGCCGGAGGCGGACTCCCAGTGCCGCCAGTCGTCGCTGAGCACGCGCGGTTCAAAGGCGAGGACGTCCAGCTCGCCGTCGAGGACGTAGAACAGTTCCTCGCTGTGGGCGTGCCGGTGGGCGCCCACGTCGAAGCCGGGCGGGACGACGACCTCGAAGCTGGAGGACACCCGGGAGTGTTCGCCGGTGACCTTGAAGGTCACTTCCTGGGAGGCGGTACGGACGGTCGTTCCGCCGCCGGGCGGGACGACCAGGCCTTCGGTGCGCGCGAGCCCGGCCCGCTCGGTCAGTCGGGTCATGCGGATCCTCCGGGAGGAGACGGGACAAGAGGACGGCTGAGGAGGGAAGGGGGAAGGGGGAAAGGGGGAGAGACGGTGCGGGTCGGGCCGCTCACCAGAGGACGGGCAGCGCCTCGGGACCGCGGAGCAGGCCCCCGCGCCGCGGGCGCAGCGCGTCCGGCGGCACGGCGAGCCGCAGCCGCGGCAGCCGGTCCAGCAGGCTCGCGCCCATGGCCGTGGACCCCAGCCGGGCGAGCACCGGGCCGATGAGGTGGTGCGGTCCGGGGTCCGGGGCCCCGTCGTCGGTGGGGTACGGGACGTAGACGGCTTCGCCGGCCCGGATCCGTACCCCCCGGACCGTCACGTCCTCGGCGGCGATCCGGTCGAGGCGCACACGCTCGCGGTACGGGACGAGGCACAGCAGTTCCTCGACGGCCCCCGGCAGCAGCCCGGGCTCCGCGCGCAGGCGCGCCATGTGGTCGGGGTGGGTGAGCAGCGCGTGGAGGAGGGTGGCGCCGTGGGCGGTGACCGCGTGGGTGGCGCTGATCTGCACGAGGACGGCGGCCGCGGCCGCCTCCTCGGACGTCAGCTCGTCCGTCTCCACCGCGCGGGCCAGGACCGCCACGAGATCGTCGCCCTGCGTGCGGCGCCGGGCGAGGACGCCGGTGAAGTAGGCGTCGATCTCGGCCCTGGCCCGGTCGCGCGGGGCGCGGTGCGGGGCGGTCAGGAGGATGCCGGTCCACCGGTGCGTCAGGAGCCGGTCGTGCGGGGGCACGCCCGTGATCCCGCCGACCACGGCCGACGCCAGCGGCCCGTTGATCCGCTCCGTCAGGTCGGCGGGGCCGCCCGCCCGGAGCATGGCGTCGACGAGGTCGTCCATGATCCGCCGGGCGCGCTCCTCGGCGCGGGCGAGGGCCGGCGCGGAGAGCGCCTCGGCGAGCGGGCGGCGCAGCCGCTCGGGGGCGGGCGGGCCGGCGGGGCCCAGGGCCGCGTCGAGGGGGACGAAGTGCGGGGGTGTCCGGGTGTCGTCGTGTCCGGTACGGGCCCGGCGGCCGGGGTGCGCGTCGCCGGTGACGAGCGCGGCGTCCTCGTGCCGGGTGATCAGCCAGGCGCGTCCCGCGCCGTCCGGGAGCTCGATCGGGCCGACGGGGTCCTCGCGCAGGCGTTCGACGGGGACGGGGTCGAGGTCCGGTCCGGAGGGATGCGGCACCGACCAGAAGCGGACGGGGCGCGGGTCCTCCCGCGCGGCCGGCCCCGACCACGGCGGCCCGGTGTCGGGGGTGTCCCGCGGGTGGGCCGCCGTCTCGGGTGTGTCGGTGCTCATCTCAGCTCACCGGTTCCGTCGCGGACTCCCGGCCGGCGTGGGCCGGGGTGGTCAGGACGTGCCGCGCGGACAGGGCGGGCCCGGCGAGGGAGTCGGTGGACCAGCGTCCGAGGGCCATCTCGGCGGTGATGCCGGGGCCGAAGCCCGCGATGATCCCGGTGGCGCCGTCCTCGACGCCGCCCTCGTCGAACAGCCTGCGGACCGCGTCGAGGACCACGGCGCTGGCGATGTTGCCGTACTCGGTGAGGGTGGCGCGGCTGAACCGGAACGCCTCGGGCGGGACCTCCAGGAAGTGGCTGAGGTCGTCCAGGATGCGGGGGCCGCCCGCGTGGATGATGTAGAAGTCGAGGGCCGCCGCGTCCCAGCCGTGCTGGACGGCCATCGCGCGGAGCGCGGGGGCGAGGGGTTCCATGGTGCCGGGCACCCGCTTGTCCAGCAGGAAGTGGAAGCCGGTCGCCCGGACGCTGTAGGCGATCCAGTCGGTCGTGTCGGGCACGAGGTGCGAGCCGTTGCGCTCCAGCGCGATGCCGGTGCCACCCTTGCCGCGGACGACGGCGGCGGCCACGGCGTCGCCGAAGAGGCCGTTGGAGAGCAGCGAGCCGACCCCGAGATCGGTGGGCTGGTAGCAGAGCGAACAGAATTCGCACGCCACGATGAGCACGTTCGCGTCCGGGTACGCCTGGCAGAAGTCGTGCGCCCGGTTGACGGCGGCGCCGCCCGCCGCGCAGCCGAGCTGGGCGATCGGCAACTGCCGCGTGTGGCTGGGGAAGTCCATGGTGTTGATCAGCCAGGCGGTCAGCGACGGCATCATGAAGCCCGTGCACGAGACGTAGATGATCAGGTCGATGTCGGAGGCGCGCAGTTCCGCGTGGTCCAGGGCCCGGTTCACCACCGCGGGCACCCGCGCCTTCGCCTCGGCCTCGTACGTCCGGTTGCGGTCCTCGAAGCCGGGGTGGCGGAGGGTCTCCTCGATGGGCCGGACGAGGTGGCGTTTGGCCACGCCGGTGTTCTCGATCAGCCGGAGCGCCAGGGGTAGTTGCGGGTGGTCGGCGTGGAGCGACCGCGCCAGGGCGAGGGTGTCCTCCATGGTAATCACATGCTCGGGAACCGACACATCGGGCTTACACAGAGTCGCCACGACGCGCTCTCCTTCGTTGGTGTTCGCTGGGAACTGCGGCCCACACTCTGTGGTGGTCCACCACCCCGCAACCCGGGAAACAGCCGGGAATCGGCTGCCGGGAGCAGCGTCAGGGAAGCGAGGGGGCGGGATCCGAAGGACCGTCAGGGATCTTACCTATGACTACGGAACGTAAGCGCGAAATCGGCGCATCGTCCGTTCGTGGGCGCGGCGCCCCGGCCTCGGCCCTGGTCGTCACGCGCCGGGCGGGCCGGATGCCGAAAACCGGCCATCGCGCTCCGGTGACACCATGGGGTCCAGGGATCGCGGAGACCTCTCCCCGTCCCGACGATTTGGCGCGGGGGAGACATTCGGCGAGTCGTTGAGCCCTATAGTACGGGCTGGGCGGTTTGTTTTGTGCTGGTCAACGGGGCTGCGCGGAAGGGTCTTTCATGGCAACACAGGAGCGCGCCATCCGGACGCGCATGGCGATTCTGGAGGCGG includes these proteins:
- a CDS encoding DUF1772 domain-containing protein codes for the protein MHSLRPEAAGALAAVAPRDLATRPVLVAATIGTGLMAGLYLAFDVSVMPRLARRDDEAYVTAMRRVNGVLDNSGLFGLLFLGVFLATGLAAVLQRRRERPEAARWTGAATALYAFSVAVTVCVNLPLNRRLARAGSPTGADLAAVRKAFDRPWRSANVARTLACTAALGALGRALVLHGRGAAHGA
- a CDS encoding hemerythrin domain-containing protein, producing MSTPMSSEHGLGSLPGHFHGFALMHIAMRRDARRLLAAAPLLTRAGLGPAGAWWQQLRDIIDWHHRSEDDVLWPGLLSRAPQFAAEARLLGEDHAVLDRAMAAVSAVLRTGGDPAAVEQAATRFDSVLRDHLKDEEAVSFPVFARLSPEEYLAVERKVIASAPLKVMTALQPWMFDGADKRSVAQVAATIPPPVRVIGNTVLRRRYERTLTGVTRPS
- a CDS encoding NmrA family NAD(P)-binding protein, producing the protein MTQTPQDTQADKKTTLVIGGTGKTGRRVAERLAALDLPVRVGSRNADRPFVWEDPATWEGALEGVGAVYVTYYPDLAFPGAAEAVEAFSRFAVSRGARRLVLLSGRGEEGAQVSEDKLKESGADWTIVRSSWFNQNFSESFFLDPVLSGELALPTGDAVEPFTDADDIADVVTAALTDPKHIGKTYELSGPRLLSFQDVAEELSKATGRQITYIPVALDDYRAVLAENGLPVEFADLFGLILDGRNAHVVNGVEEALGRKARDFSDYARDAAATGVWNV
- the fabG gene encoding 3-oxoacyl-ACP reductase FabG; this encodes MAESDRPVALITGATRGIGLAIARELGRRGHRVFVCARTAQHVKQTVEDLRAGGLRAEGAAADVRDPRSVAALVAAVVREFGPVNVLVNNAGRGGGGPLAEMTDDLWYDVIDTNLNGVFLLTREVLRSGGLLEAGHGRVINIASVAGKQGVLLGSPYSASKHGVIGFTRSLGKELAPAGVTVNAVCPGYVETPMAEQVRQGYAAAWDTTEEFVQEQFEAKIPLGRYTTAEEVASLVGYLASVGAASVTGQAINVCGGLGSS
- a CDS encoding AfsR/SARP family transcriptional regulator, which encodes MDIDVLGALAVRHNGKSITPTAPKPRQVLAVLALHADQVVPVAALIEELWAGEPPRSARTTLQTYVLQLRSLIAAALGSEPGSAEQRTAKDILITLPGGYRLDTGGGTSDVKEFDRLAGLGYRAADAGDYPRAARQLREALALWTGPAFADVQGGAQLDMEIRRLEESRLCALDQRIEADLRLGRHRELLAELTVLVSRYRTHENLHGQFMLALHRSGRRGEALSVYQRLRSTLVKELGLEPSAAVRRLQRSILMAGPESAAAEISREPLVRVS
- a CDS encoding ScbR family autoregulator-binding transcription factor → MVKQERAARTRRSLILAAAEVFAEEGFVSASLTAISRRAGVSNGALHFHFDSKNGLACGVEEEAARRVRRLTVLAGADGPPALQLLVDSTHALMRGLADDVVVRAGFELSGDLSRVTGVDLRGEWRCWIETVLQRAAAQGALADGVSYADAASAILAATVGFQVLGARGDKDWISRRTLTGFWELMLPRLAARDALDTVVTCGSRCVVGVPEVPVEEPV
- a CDS encoding ScbA/BarX family gamma-butyrolactone biosynthesis protein, with translation MSETTFRMNDTPGSAGLHGPSCPSFPAATPLTCTVPKEFVHRAAVAEVLLTGWRRVDATHFTVTAQWPRLHGFYSAVQGRHDPLLTAETIRQAGALLSHAEFGVPLGHQFLMRDLSFTVDPRHLAVTGVPADLELDIRCSDIRRRGSELASMRYEAVLHRDGQIVATGGASFACASPAVYRRVRGERAGVKSSAHRPPMGPPVPPPDVGRAAASDVVLSPTDDAHAWRLRTDTTHPVLFDHPVDHIPGMLLIEAARQAALVTLGSGDHVLTSFTSSFDLFAELDLPCRVEAGILPEDFAGLSSVLVTGRQGDAQVFSCVVNAPRDQGLPG
- a CDS encoding PrsW family intramembrane metalloprotease, with translation MATLRASAGRRVVGLTWAFLCLAGAALIVYEFSGLIRVFPGSALLAAVLLLLTVLVGVGILEQVRPLRPPPRPWAWSAVLWGGTAATGSAIVANTGLQGVWFKTAGIDFGTRWGAALTAPLNEELLKVSGVLLIALGSRRLVRGPLDGFFLGAFTGLGFQVVENWTFAMNGLVVAGGIDGGAAVGQSFTTRVVLTGVGSHWAMTAVAGTGVGILLAHRSPPAPRRHLAALLCLLTAMAMHWFFDSPFLESVAGIAGKAVLNFLVALGFYLTLRRGVRARARAFLLSPGTDLSPALLTRGSRRRALRGVPPAQREDAAARAVLYLDEVEEHAAVRPVPDRVP
- a CDS encoding cupin domain-containing protein, yielding MTRLTERAGLARTEGLVVPPGGGTTVRTASQEVTFKVTGEHSRVSSSFEVVVPPGFDVGAHRHAHSEELFYVLDGELDVLAFEPRVLSDDWRHWESASGLKVVRATAGTVIVVPPGCPHAFANRGEDPARMFFQSSPPTDHERYFEELLDILKEDGAPDPGAIAELRVRYDIQQLTPLRHDAREEAGK
- a CDS encoding cytochrome P450 — its product is MSTDTPETAAHPRDTPDTGPPWSGPAAREDPRPVRFWSVPHPSGPDLDPVPVERLREDPVGPIELPDGAGRAWLITRHEDAALVTGDAHPGRRARTGHDDTRTPPHFVPLDAALGPAGPPAPERLRRPLAEALSAPALARAEERARRIMDDLVDAMLRAGGPADLTERINGPLASAVVGGITGVPPHDRLLTHRWTGILLTAPHRAPRDRARAEIDAYFTGVLARRRTQGDDLVAVLARAVETDELTSEEAAAAAVLVQISATHAVTAHGATLLHALLTHPDHMARLRAEPGLLPGAVEELLCLVPYRERVRLDRIAAEDVTVRGVRIRAGEAVYVPYPTDDGAPDPGPHHLIGPVLARLGSTAMGASLLDRLPRLRLAVPPDALRPRRGGLLRGPEALPVLW
- a CDS encoding type III polyketide synthase — its product is MATLCKPDVSVPEHVITMEDTLALARSLHADHPQLPLALRLIENTGVAKRHLVRPIEETLRHPGFEDRNRTYEAEAKARVPAVVNRALDHAELRASDIDLIIYVSCTGFMMPSLTAWLINTMDFPSHTRQLPIAQLGCAAGGAAVNRAHDFCQAYPDANVLIVACEFCSLCYQPTDLGVGSLLSNGLFGDAVAAAVVRGKGGTGIALERNGSHLVPDTTDWIAYSVRATGFHFLLDKRVPGTMEPLAPALRAMAVQHGWDAAALDFYIIHAGGPRILDDLSHFLEVPPEAFRFSRATLTEYGNIASAVVLDAVRRLFDEGGVEDGATGIIAGFGPGITAEMALGRWSTDSLAGPALSARHVLTTPAHAGRESATEPVS